Proteins from a genomic interval of Sporolactobacillus sp. Y61:
- a CDS encoding sigma 54-interacting transcriptional regulator: protein MKRIDRIYQRLKNKCEELTKKQLLEKEGFSAKELSDDLNILRNNVSMELNNLVRSGQVIKIKQRPVLYIPRDTVRNNFGTIVDQTILDIPSLKERYLAKKPADIEKNKDPFSLLIGSDGSLKKITGQAKAAVVYPPRGLHTLILGPTGSGKTLFAHMMHSYAKYMKRMDEDSPFVVFNCADYYNNPQLLISQIFGHVKGAFTGAETDKQGLVEKADGGILFLDEVHRLPPEGQEMIFYFMDTGHFNRLGETDKRRQAHVLIISATTEDPSSSFLNTFLRRIPITITMPSFHERQAKEKVDLTKYLLSKEARRIHKEIKVDENVIKALIGSVTFGNVGQLKSNIQFVCAQGFLDSMDKPFVDLHLKMLPQEMKEGFSLISRNVKENELISNVVGQTTVITGEGSKDLVEDDVYELPFDMYKIIEDKANLLKQENVDPAEINRFVATDIKIHIKSFYQQISKSPNRKLAKLVDKRVMNLAEELRSLAESMLNRTFNDKFLYFISLHLDGLLKRKNRPAAGMPSPHDRLIDEQADEYLVATKMKEVIEDKFNLTLPKIEIMYLAILLDSAKELNNKGKVGIVVATHGDSTASSMVSVTCELLGDYNVKAVDMPLDVSFHVILNEIVAAVKTVDHGEGVLMLVDMGSLYYSEDKIQERSGIPIKSIDQVSTPMVLDAVRKANFLDMDLPGIYDSLKNPERTEEDEVISHSERMQGKKKAILTICSSGQGTARKIEELIRSYLNDLTDEPIKVIPLSILNLNQQAQELRKKYHIIASIGVKKPNIAAPFISLEHFIEGEGQSIMEKALQGQKVTGQKDSNKIVRSLCEDSLKKMLTYLNPWRAIPTLLHFCHQLERVWSVHLKNTATLRIVVHTAFALERAISGDVLHYSGPVSDEKREWLKKVRKASEVIDKELKIHLSDEELYYLVDLLQDEFSMALQNTNDQTK from the coding sequence TTGAAACGGATCGACCGGATTTATCAGCGACTGAAGAATAAATGTGAGGAGCTGACAAAAAAACAGCTTCTTGAGAAAGAAGGCTTTTCGGCAAAGGAACTTTCTGATGATCTGAATATACTGCGCAACAATGTCAGTATGGAATTGAACAATCTTGTACGGTCCGGACAGGTGATTAAAATCAAACAGCGTCCCGTGCTCTATATTCCCAGAGACACTGTACGTAATAATTTTGGAACGATCGTCGACCAGACGATTTTGGATATTCCTTCGCTTAAAGAACGGTATCTTGCTAAAAAACCTGCCGATATCGAGAAAAATAAAGATCCTTTCAGTCTTCTGATCGGCTCAGACGGCAGTCTGAAAAAAATTACCGGTCAGGCCAAAGCGGCTGTTGTTTACCCGCCGCGCGGGCTCCATACATTAATTCTCGGACCGACGGGATCAGGGAAAACGCTGTTTGCTCACATGATGCACAGCTACGCAAAATATATGAAGAGGATGGATGAGGACTCGCCGTTTGTCGTCTTCAATTGTGCAGATTATTATAACAATCCGCAGCTTCTGATTTCACAGATCTTTGGTCATGTGAAAGGGGCTTTCACAGGCGCAGAAACGGATAAGCAGGGACTTGTTGAAAAGGCTGACGGCGGCATCCTGTTTCTGGATGAAGTGCACCGCCTGCCTCCGGAAGGACAGGAAATGATTTTCTATTTTATGGATACGGGGCACTTCAACAGGCTCGGTGAGACCGACAAAAGGAGACAGGCGCATGTCCTGATCATCTCGGCAACGACCGAAGATCCATCCTCCTCTTTCTTAAACACGTTTTTACGGCGCATTCCGATTACGATTACCATGCCCTCCTTTCATGAACGTCAGGCAAAAGAGAAAGTGGATCTGACAAAATACCTGCTTTCCAAGGAAGCGAGGAGGATTCATAAAGAAATAAAAGTGGATGAAAATGTGATCAAAGCCCTGATCGGCAGTGTGACCTTCGGGAATGTCGGTCAGCTAAAATCGAATATTCAGTTCGTCTGTGCTCAGGGATTTCTGGACAGCATGGACAAACCATTCGTAGACCTTCATTTGAAAATGCTTCCTCAGGAGATGAAGGAAGGCTTTAGTCTGATCTCAAGGAATGTGAAGGAAAATGAGCTGATATCTAACGTGGTGGGACAGACCACAGTCATTACCGGAGAGGGAAGTAAAGATCTTGTCGAAGACGATGTATATGAACTTCCTTTTGACATGTACAAAATTATTGAGGATAAGGCCAATCTGCTCAAGCAGGAGAATGTGGATCCGGCTGAAATCAACCGGTTCGTTGCAACCGATATTAAAATCCACATTAAGAGTTTCTATCAGCAGATTTCCAAGAGCCCGAACAGGAAACTGGCCAAACTGGTTGACAAAAGGGTCATGAATCTGGCTGAAGAATTACGATCACTGGCCGAAAGCATGCTGAACCGGACGTTTAATGACAAATTCCTATATTTCATCAGTCTGCATTTAGATGGGTTGTTGAAAAGAAAGAACCGGCCTGCGGCGGGCATGCCTTCCCCCCATGACAGACTGATTGATGAACAGGCGGATGAATATCTCGTTGCAACAAAAATGAAAGAAGTCATTGAAGATAAATTTAATCTTACACTGCCGAAAATTGAAATCATGTATCTGGCTATTCTTCTGGACTCGGCTAAGGAGCTGAATAATAAAGGCAAGGTAGGAATTGTAGTTGCGACCCATGGGGACAGTACCGCATCGTCCATGGTCAGTGTGACATGCGAACTGCTGGGTGATTACAATGTCAAAGCAGTGGATATGCCCCTTGATGTCAGTTTTCATGTTATCCTGAACGAGATTGTCGCTGCGGTGAAAACCGTTGATCATGGAGAGGGTGTACTGATGCTGGTCGATATGGGTTCCCTGTATTATTCTGAGGATAAGATCCAGGAACGGTCCGGTATCCCGATTAAGTCGATTGACCAGGTGTCCACACCCATGGTCCTGGATGCTGTTCGAAAAGCGAATTTTCTTGATATGGATTTGCCTGGGATTTATGACTCTCTGAAAAATCCTGAACGTACGGAAGAAGATGAAGTGATCAGCCATTCCGAACGGATGCAGGGGAAAAAGAAAGCGATTCTGACCATCTGTTCAAGCGGACAGGGGACAGCCCGCAAGATTGAAGAACTCATCCGATCCTACTTAAACGATTTAACCGATGAACCCATTAAAGTGATTCCGCTTTCGATCCTGAACCTTAATCAGCAGGCACAGGAACTGAGAAAAAAATATCATATCATTGCGTCCATTGGCGTGAAAAAGCCGAATATTGCAGCTCCTTTTATTTCACTGGAGCATTTTATCGAAGGTGAAGGCCAGTCGATTATGGAAAAAGCGTTGCAGGGCCAGAAAGTGACCGGCCAGAAAGATTCCAATAAAATTGTACGCAGTCTCTGTGAGGACAGTCTGAAGAAGATGCTGACTTATTTAAATCCATGGCGTGCGATTCCGACTCTGCTCCATTTCTGTCATCAGCTGGAAAGAGTATGGTCTGTCCATCTCAAGAATACGGCCACCCTGCGCATTGTGGTGCATACCGCCTTTGCACTG
- a CDS encoding DeoR/GlpR family DNA-binding transcription regulator yields the protein MYQEERLVRILERLKKRKTLSVSDICLNYHVSRDTARRDIIKLTDQGAAIRTRGGIALPEFKETLLAYRDRLQNYSAEKIKIGSAALKYLRKRGYYFLNASTTVSCMAKALNTESVIYTHSLDVAEILSNQTKTAVSLFGGALNTANRYFFDAKTLQQLLRIHFDAAFLGTAGITSDGFYYDDQDDAAVNETVSTRAGRTIVLAEDNKFLKHSRFRGLDWEQVDMIITNTKPPSAFLLKAGEAGTQIIMTGEEKNDH from the coding sequence GTGTATCAGGAGGAACGGCTGGTCAGAATACTTGAACGTTTAAAAAAGCGCAAGACCCTGTCAGTCAGTGATATTTGCCTGAACTATCACGTCTCACGCGACACCGCAAGAAGAGATATCATCAAGCTGACTGACCAGGGGGCGGCTATTCGGACGCGCGGAGGGATCGCGCTTCCTGAATTTAAAGAAACCCTTCTTGCTTACCGGGACCGGCTGCAGAATTATTCCGCAGAAAAAATCAAAATAGGCTCTGCGGCACTCAAATATCTGCGAAAACGGGGGTACTATTTTTTAAATGCTTCCACAACTGTTTCCTGTATGGCAAAGGCACTGAATACTGAATCTGTCATTTATACCCATTCCCTTGACGTTGCTGAAATTCTGTCCAACCAGACAAAAACCGCTGTTTCGTTATTTGGCGGCGCTCTGAATACGGCAAACAGATACTTCTTTGACGCAAAGACACTGCAGCAACTGCTTCGGATCCATTTTGATGCCGCCTTTCTCGGGACGGCGGGTATTACTTCAGATGGTTTTTATTACGATGATCAGGATGATGCAGCCGTTAATGAGACCGTATCCACCCGTGCCGGCCGGACGATAGTCCTTGCAGAAGACAATAAATTTTTAAAACACAGTCGGTTCAGAGGCCTGGACTGGGAACAGGTCGACATGATCATTACGAATACAAAGCCCCCTTCCGCCTTTTTACTGAAAGCTGGCGAAGCAGGCACACAAATCATAATGACGGGAGAAGAAAAAAATGACCATTAA
- a CDS encoding Cof-type HAD-IIB family hydrolase: MTIKLIFSDIDGTLLNSRHRISPLTREAIQKVSQKNIPFILVSARMPGGILPIQDELGIRQPIVCYSGALILDTPDSARPDQPLLNISMDSHMAGQIYRLVCTFPSISFSAYRMNQWLVRSSDNQWIEQEHHIARTPFKIFDFEGQPSFYPPVNKILCMGPPEDILALETQLAKENLPASFYRSKPTYLEITARNARKSAALAFLMKHFHVKREETLAFGDNFNDADMLQFAATGIAMDNAPAEVKKSADRVTVSNDEDGIAESLRELHLI; this comes from the coding sequence ATGACCATTAAACTCATTTTCAGTGATATCGATGGAACACTGCTTAACTCCCGGCACAGGATCAGTCCCCTAACGCGGGAAGCCATACAGAAAGTGTCACAGAAAAATATTCCGTTTATTCTTGTTTCGGCACGTATGCCAGGCGGCATCCTCCCTATTCAGGATGAACTCGGTATCCGGCAGCCCATCGTATGTTACAGCGGGGCACTGATTCTGGATACACCTGATTCCGCAAGACCGGATCAGCCGCTCTTGAACATCTCCATGGACAGTCATATGGCGGGCCAAATTTACCGGCTCGTCTGTACATTCCCGTCCATCAGTTTCAGTGCCTATCGTATGAACCAATGGCTGGTTCGCTCTTCCGACAATCAGTGGATTGAGCAGGAACATCATATTGCCCGTACGCCTTTTAAAATATTTGATTTCGAAGGGCAGCCATCCTTTTATCCGCCGGTCAACAAGATCCTCTGTATGGGACCCCCGGAAGACATCCTCGCTCTTGAAACACAACTGGCAAAAGAAAATCTGCCGGCATCCTTTTACAGATCAAAACCGACTTATCTCGAAATTACCGCACGAAACGCCCGTAAATCGGCAGCCCTTGCCTTCCTGATGAAGCACTTTCATGTGAAAAGGGAAGAAACACTCGCCTTTGGAGATAACTTTAATGATGCAGATATGCTGCAATTCGCGGCAACCGGTATAGCAATGGACAATGCTCCGGCTGAGGTGAAAAAGTCAGCAGACCGGGTGACCGTATCAAACGATGAAGACGGTATCGCAGAGAGTCTGAGGGAACTGCACCTGATTTAA
- a CDS encoding zf-TFIIB domain-containing protein, translated as MNCPVCEDVRMKEVERDGVLVDLCPNCKGVWLDRGELDKISRRVKEVREPFNEWYDRDDDDFDDHYDRHDRRDYGRYGHDHDHYDDRRKKGYYPRRKKKKSVMDMLGDIFD; from the coding sequence TTGAATTGTCCTGTTTGTGAAGATGTAAGAATGAAAGAAGTAGAAAGAGACGGTGTCCTGGTTGATCTCTGTCCGAACTGCAAGGGGGTCTGGCTTGACCGTGGTGAGCTGGACAAGATATCGCGGAGAGTGAAAGAGGTAAGGGAACCGTTCAATGAGTGGTACGACCGTGATGATGATGACTTTGACGATCATTACGACAGGCACGACAGGCGGGATTACGGGCGTTATGGCCATGACCATGACCATTATGATGACCGAAGAAAAAAGGGATACTATCCGCGAAGGAAAAAGAAAAAATCAGTCATGGATATGCTTGGTGACATTTTTGATTAA
- a CDS encoding BadF/BadG/BcrA/BcrD ATPase family protein: MKKIYLAIDGGGTKTDAVLFSNSGKILSRAIGAGTNPNGMSFDQVTDHFRKLFSILFDGQRVIRLQGCFAGLSGADHPALTQRLTRSIQAACPADITHLQVGNDAMNALWSGTDGKPGMVVIAGTGSIAYGLHEDGRSFRIGGWGFLFGDEGSGYDIGRETIRQVLMEYDGRRPATALTSQVKDYFQVTAIPDIIPIVYQARKDKIAGLVPLVAESAELGDSCARKILDKAADQLIQLIGNGLEHFDTPPQVVLTGGVWKCILIRQRVLQQMNRSFVFPVCPPVWGSMARCLNEWEQSNDQISELLKKQL, translated from the coding sequence TTGAAAAAGATTTATCTGGCGATTGACGGTGGCGGGACGAAAACAGATGCAGTCCTCTTTTCGAATAGCGGCAAAATTCTCTCTCGTGCAATCGGAGCGGGTACCAATCCAAATGGCATGTCTTTCGATCAGGTTACCGATCATTTTCGAAAGCTTTTTTCAATATTATTCGACGGTCAAAGGGTGATTCGCCTTCAAGGCTGTTTCGCGGGATTGTCCGGAGCCGATCATCCTGCATTGACTCAGCGACTGACCAGAAGCATTCAGGCTGCCTGTCCGGCAGACATCACTCATCTTCAGGTTGGAAATGACGCGATGAACGCGTTGTGGAGTGGGACGGACGGAAAACCGGGAATGGTTGTCATTGCAGGTACAGGGTCCATTGCCTATGGCTTACATGAAGATGGTCGGTCATTTCGTATTGGTGGGTGGGGGTTTCTGTTTGGTGATGAGGGAAGCGGATATGATATCGGACGTGAAACGATTCGTCAAGTGCTGATGGAATATGATGGAAGACGGCCTGCGACAGCATTAACCAGCCAGGTGAAAGATTACTTTCAGGTTACGGCTATTCCGGACATCATTCCGATCGTCTATCAGGCCAGGAAAGATAAGATAGCCGGTCTGGTTCCGCTTGTTGCTGAATCTGCAGAACTCGGTGATTCATGTGCCCGAAAGATACTGGATAAGGCGGCAGATCAGCTCATCCAGCTGATTGGAAATGGATTGGAACATTTTGATACACCGCCTCAGGTCGTTCTGACCGGCGGTGTGTGGAAATGCATCCTGATCAGGCAAAGGGTTCTTCAGCAAATGAATCGTTCATTTGTGTTTCCGGTATGTCCGCCGGTCTGGGGATCGATGGCCAGGTGTCTAAACGAGTGGGAACAATCGAATGATCAGATTTCGGAACTTTTAAAGAAGCAATTGTAA
- the murQ gene encoding N-acetylmuramic acid 6-phosphate etherase has protein sequence MLDKLTTEARNTKTTNLDKMSIYEILRCMNLEDRSVPLAVEKELGKIEQVVKQAIRSLHSGGRLIYMGAGTSGRLGVLDAVECVPTFSSPPGQVIGLIAGGDRALIEAVEGAEDDEQLGESDLITSKLTERDYVIGIAASGRTPYVIGGLRYARKIGVPTASISCNCDAEISKFADVAIEVETGPEVLTGSTRLKAGTSQKMVLNMISTASMIGQGKIYKNLMVDVQPTNAKLVERSKRIIAEATGADLATAEKYYADSRQNVKAAIVMLLLHCPLSEALDRLRLTDGFIRKALNTENQQN, from the coding sequence ATGCTGGATAAACTGACGACAGAAGCCAGAAACACGAAGACAACAAACCTCGACAAGATGAGTATTTATGAGATATTACGCTGCATGAATCTTGAGGACCGGAGTGTGCCTCTTGCAGTGGAGAAAGAGCTGGGAAAAATTGAACAGGTTGTGAAACAAGCAATTCGATCCTTGCATTCGGGAGGACGGTTAATTTATATGGGCGCTGGGACAAGCGGACGACTCGGTGTTTTGGATGCTGTAGAATGTGTTCCGACCTTTAGTTCACCTCCTGGCCAGGTCATCGGATTGATCGCCGGTGGGGATCGTGCTTTGATTGAGGCTGTTGAAGGAGCGGAGGATGATGAACAGTTAGGCGAGTCAGACTTAATAACCAGCAAACTGACAGAGAGGGATTACGTCATCGGTATCGCGGCCAGTGGCAGGACGCCCTACGTTATTGGCGGATTGCGCTATGCCCGCAAGATTGGTGTACCTACCGCCAGTATCAGCTGTAACTGTGACGCCGAAATCAGCAAGTTTGCCGATGTAGCGATCGAAGTGGAGACCGGACCGGAAGTGCTGACCGGCTCAACGAGATTGAAAGCCGGAACGTCTCAAAAAATGGTTCTGAATATGATTTCGACGGCTTCGATGATTGGTCAGGGGAAGATCTATAAAAATTTAATGGTTGATGTGCAGCCAACCAATGCGAAACTTGTTGAACGTTCAAAACGCATCATTGCAGAGGCCACCGGTGCTGACCTCGCGACCGCGGAGAAGTATTACGCTGATTCACGGCAAAATGTTAAGGCAGCGATCGTTATGCTTCTCCTTCACTGCCCGCTGAGCGAAGCGCTTGATCGCCTCAGATTGACAGATGGATTTATTCGGAAAGCATTGAATACAGAAAACCAGCAAAATTAA
- a CDS encoding serine hydrolase, translating into MMNFPSYKSIDQFLTDEVCAHQIPGAVYAVINRQSTLAENAIGYTHKDEKIPMALDTLFDLASLTKVCATLPSLLLLLEQGKLDIDDPVQLFFPDEANSDLTLRDLLTHTSGFPASVPFYQYGWSKQEVLRYILSLNTLTGKQVVYSDLNFILLGFLVERLTGQSIDVFADGHVFQPLGMTSTGFNPKADLRMIAPTEWMPKVGHYQWGKVHDENAFYFGGVSGHAGLFSNLHDLKIYVRMLMNEGRTDSGAYFLSPATLRMSRRNYTKSLGKNRGIGWQLVDDRFSPGGYFVSKESYGHTGFTGPFFWIDPVANLGFILLSNRVHISRQINMNRIRRIFVNLAMKEWTEQDKTV; encoded by the coding sequence ATGATGAATTTTCCATCCTATAAATCAATTGACCAATTTTTAACAGATGAGGTATGCGCCCATCAAATCCCTGGAGCAGTCTACGCAGTGATTAATCGGCAATCGACGCTTGCTGAAAATGCTATCGGCTACACTCATAAAGATGAGAAGATTCCAATGGCTCTTGATACTCTGTTTGATCTTGCCTCGTTGACGAAGGTTTGTGCGACCTTGCCAAGTCTATTATTGCTATTGGAGCAGGGAAAACTGGACATTGATGATCCGGTTCAGCTGTTTTTCCCGGACGAGGCGAACAGTGATCTGACTTTAAGGGATCTTCTGACACATACGAGCGGTTTCCCGGCTTCAGTTCCTTTTTACCAATATGGCTGGAGCAAACAGGAGGTACTGAGATATATTCTTTCCCTGAACACATTAACAGGTAAGCAGGTCGTCTACAGTGATCTGAACTTCATTTTGCTCGGCTTTCTGGTTGAACGCCTGACCGGGCAATCGATCGATGTATTCGCTGACGGACACGTTTTCCAGCCGTTGGGAATGACCAGCACGGGTTTCAATCCGAAGGCGGATTTGCGGATGATTGCGCCGACAGAATGGATGCCGAAAGTGGGACATTACCAATGGGGAAAAGTTCATGATGAGAATGCCTTTTATTTTGGAGGTGTCTCCGGCCATGCCGGTTTGTTTTCAAATCTCCATGATTTAAAAATCTATGTCCGTATGTTGATGAATGAAGGCAGGACCGATTCGGGAGCTTACTTTCTATCTCCCGCAACATTGCGGATGAGCAGAAGAAATTACACAAAATCACTAGGCAAAAATCGCGGGATTGGCTGGCAACTGGTAGACGACCGCTTTTCTCCGGGTGGATACTTTGTCTCGAAAGAAAGTTATGGTCATACAGGTTTTACGGGTCCGTTTTTCTGGATTGATCCTGTTGCAAATCTCGGTTTTATCTTGCTGAGCAATCGGGTCCATATCAGCCGTCAGATTAATATGAATCGTATTCGCCGAATCTTTGTCAATCTGGCGATGAAAGAATGGACAGAGCAGGACAAAACTGTTTGA
- a CDS encoding MurR/RpiR family transcriptional regulator, producing the protein MLKGGLARLRQSYPALNPSEQKAAKFTLDHPEQMLQMTVSELAEASGSSQSAIIRLCKTLRMKGYQELKLCVAGDLKDSSSTGDEYKEINPNSDLPTVVASVSNNTIFSINETLKVLDIQKLQQAIDLIERAHRIDFFGTGASQLVACDAQVKFMRINKACTAYADNHLQLMSAVTLTSGDVAVAFSNSGETYQTIECIKAAKQSGAKTIGITRYGNNTLGQLVDFQIGIVSTESDVRSAATTSRIVQLNLVDIIYLAVAGHQYESSLKYLNRSLDAIKNSFRVK; encoded by the coding sequence ATGTTAAAAGGCGGTTTAGCCAGACTCAGACAATCCTATCCGGCATTAAATCCATCTGAACAAAAGGCGGCAAAATTCACACTGGATCATCCTGAACAAATGCTTCAGATGACCGTTAGTGAGCTGGCAGAGGCAAGTGGTTCCAGCCAGTCGGCAATTATTCGTCTATGCAAAACGCTCCGAATGAAAGGATATCAGGAGCTGAAGCTGTGCGTGGCCGGAGATCTGAAGGATTCTTCGTCGACTGGCGATGAATATAAAGAGATCAACCCAAACAGTGATCTTCCTACGGTCGTTGCATCAGTCTCAAACAACACGATCTTTTCGATTAATGAAACCCTGAAAGTGCTCGATATTCAGAAGCTGCAGCAGGCCATAGATTTGATCGAAAGGGCACATCGAATCGACTTTTTCGGAACGGGGGCGTCACAGCTGGTTGCCTGCGACGCGCAGGTGAAGTTTATGCGTATCAATAAGGCTTGTACTGCCTACGCCGATAATCATTTGCAGCTGATGTCGGCGGTCACCTTAACGAGCGGTGATGTTGCCGTTGCTTTCTCCAACTCCGGAGAAACCTACCAGACGATCGAATGCATCAAAGCTGCTAAGCAGTCAGGCGCGAAAACGATCGGGATTACCCGATACGGGAATAATACGCTTGGTCAACTTGTCGATTTTCAAATTGGGATTGTGTCGACGGAATCGGATGTCCGAAGCGCGGCGACCACTTCGCGAATCGTTCAACTTAATCTGGTTGATATTATCTATCTGGCGGTAGCGGGCCATCAATACGAATCGTCGCTGAAATATTTGAATCGGTCGCTGGATGCAATTAAAAATAGTTTTCGAGTGAAGTGA
- a CDS encoding glycoside hydrolase family 31 protein — MFGKLQAFKQKGSTIDIEFEDKTVSIEVITPSIIRFFAPFAAEQRPSKAIEDLHPHPGVFTVRQEDGRVVLQTETLIVQISDTFKVDIYDLEGHLLSADYRGQGTAFIRRGSGAGLELAAEEGHKLEKESDRFKISVKKQLEKNTYFYGFGEKTGPLNKKGYHYRMWNTDDASPHVERFEKMYKSIPFFITLKDKQAFGYFFDNTYETVFDLGKENSDYYSFGAVDGDLNYYFIFGPSVKKVVGNYTFLTGTTPLPQMWTLGYQQSRWAYTPEGRLREIADTFRKKDIPCDVLHLDIDYMDGYRVFTWDKKKFEDPAKTLAELKAQGYKVVTIIDPGVKKDRGYTVYDEGMKNGYFATDKDGIPYVNRVWPGDALYPDFSNQKVRDWWAANQKIMTDTGVAGIWNDMNEPASFKGPLPDDVVFHHDGVETDHREIHNVYGHYMSQATYEGLKKATGKRPFVITRACYAGTQKYATVWTGDNQSMWEHLRMSLPMLMNLGLSGIAFCGTDVGGFGWDCSAELLSRWVQVGAFTPLFRNHSSIFTRDQEPWAFDEQTEAINRKYIKLRYQLIPYLYDILHDEESTGLPVIRPLLLHYQNDPKTYEINDEFLCGESLLIAPVVEQGAKARLVYLPEGDSWIDYWTKEKYDGGQYITRETPLDICPIYIKAGSFIPLYPVQNYIGEKKIDRLTLDIYLPDKGSAATYTHYQDDGESFDYRKGVYNLYTWEVSHDGRGVSIKQTLAHSEYDPSYQSITLILNQTAPEKILADGVPVPFVTNNGNTSFTVGTDVSKIRVTCKE; from the coding sequence ATGTTTGGAAAATTACAGGCATTTAAGCAAAAAGGCAGTACCATTGATATCGAATTTGAAGATAAAACAGTAAGCATCGAGGTCATCACGCCATCAATTATTCGATTTTTTGCACCGTTTGCTGCAGAACAACGGCCTTCAAAGGCGATTGAAGATCTTCATCCACATCCCGGAGTTTTTACGGTCAGGCAGGAGGACGGCAGGGTAGTCCTTCAGACAGAGACGCTTATTGTTCAGATCTCGGATACTTTCAAGGTGGATATTTACGATCTGGAGGGCCACCTGCTCAGTGCCGATTACCGGGGTCAGGGTACGGCTTTTATTCGTCGGGGATCCGGAGCGGGACTGGAACTTGCGGCTGAAGAAGGGCACAAACTGGAAAAAGAGTCGGACAGGTTTAAAATTAGCGTGAAGAAGCAACTGGAGAAGAACACATACTTTTATGGATTCGGCGAAAAAACAGGCCCTCTGAATAAAAAAGGGTACCATTACAGGATGTGGAATACCGACGACGCCAGTCCGCACGTGGAACGTTTTGAAAAAATGTACAAATCAATCCCCTTTTTCATCACCTTAAAAGATAAACAGGCATTCGGTTATTTTTTCGATAACACCTATGAGACGGTCTTCGATCTTGGTAAGGAAAACAGTGACTATTATTCTTTTGGTGCTGTAGACGGTGATCTGAATTATTACTTTATTTTTGGACCGTCTGTCAAAAAGGTAGTCGGTAACTATACGTTTCTGACCGGAACGACGCCTCTCCCGCAGATGTGGACGCTCGGTTATCAGCAGAGCCGCTGGGCTTATACACCGGAGGGCAGGCTGCGGGAGATTGCCGATACCTTTCGCAAAAAGGATATTCCATGTGATGTTCTGCATCTTGATATCGATTACATGGACGGGTACCGTGTGTTCACATGGGATAAGAAGAAATTTGAAGATCCGGCGAAAACGCTGGCAGAGCTGAAAGCGCAAGGCTACAAAGTCGTGACGATCATTGATCCGGGCGTAAAAAAGGACAGGGGATACACGGTTTACGATGAAGGAATGAAAAATGGATACTTTGCGACGGACAAAGATGGGATCCCTTATGTCAACCGCGTCTGGCCCGGTGATGCGCTCTATCCTGATTTTTCAAATCAGAAAGTGAGAGACTGGTGGGCAGCCAATCAGAAAATCATGACGGATACAGGGGTAGCGGGTATCTGGAATGACATGAATGAGCCGGCCAGTTTTAAAGGACCTTTGCCGGACGATGTCGTTTTTCATCACGATGGAGTCGAAACGGATCACCGCGAAATTCACAATGTCTATGGTCATTATATGTCTCAGGCGACCTACGAGGGACTGAAAAAGGCGACAGGCAAACGCCCCTTTGTTATCACCCGTGCCTGTTACGCAGGAACGCAGAAATATGCAACCGTCTGGACAGGTGACAATCAGAGTATGTGGGAACACCTGAGGATGTCTCTTCCGATGCTGATGAATCTCGGCCTGAGCGGTATTGCTTTCTGCGGGACCGATGTCGGCGGATTCGGATGGGACTGCTCGGCTGAACTACTCTCTCGCTGGGTTCAGGTTGGTGCGTTCACGCCGCTGTTTCGTAACCACTCCAGCATTTTCACGCGTGACCAGGAACCCTGGGCGTTTGATGAACAGACGGAAGCGATCAACAGAAAATACATTAAACTGAGGTATCAGCTGATTCCGTATCTGTATGACATTCTGCACGACGAAGAATCAACCGGACTTCCTGTGATCCGGCCGCTCCTGCTGCACTATCAGAATGATCCGAAGACTTATGAGATCAATGATGAATTTCTGTGCGGAGAATCTCTCCTTATTGCACCTGTTGTTGAACAGGGAGCAAAGGCACGCCTCGTTTACCTTCCGGAAGGGGACAGCTGGATCGATTACTGGACGAAGGAGAAATATGATGGTGGACAGTACATCACCAGAGAAACACCGCTCGACATCTGTCCGATTTACATCAAAGCAGGAAGCTTTATCCCGCTTTACCCGGTACAAAATTATATCGGTGAAAAGAAGATAGACCGGCTCACTCTGGATATCTATCTTCCGGATAAAGGATCAGCTGCCACCTATACCCATTATCAGGATGACGGGGAAAGCTTCGACTACCGGAAAGGGGTATATAATCTCTATACATGGGAAGTCAGTCATGATGGCAGGGGCGTATCCATTAAACAGACTTTAGCGCATTCGGAATATGATCCGTCTTATCAGTCCATCACATTGATCCTGAATCAGACCGCACCTGAAAAGATTCTGGCGGACGGCGTTCCTGTACCCTTTGTGACGAATAACGGTAACACTTCATTTACTGTGGGAACAGATGTCTCGAAGATCCGCGTAACATGTAAAGAATAA